The following are encoded in a window of Rosa chinensis cultivar Old Blush chromosome 4, RchiOBHm-V2, whole genome shotgun sequence genomic DNA:
- the LOC112200430 gene encoding geranyl diphosphate phosphohydrolase: MGNETVVVAETAGSIKVAVVVCLLRGQNVLLGRRRSSLGDSTFSLPSGHLEFGESFEECAARELKEETGLDIGKIELLTVTNNLFLDEAKPSQYVAVFMRAVLADPRQEPQNIEPEFCDGWGWYEWDNLPKPLFWPLEKVVQDGFNPFPT; the protein is encoded by the exons ATGGGAAACGAGACAGTAGTAGTAGCTGAAACTGCGGGGTCGATAAAAGTGGCGGTGGTAGTGTGCCTGTTGAGAGGCCAAAACGTGCTCTTGGGACGACGCCGCTCCTCTCTCGGAGATTCCACCTTTTCCCTTCCCAGTGGCCACCTTGAGTTTG GCGAGAGCTTTGAGGAGTGTGCAGCAAGGGAACTGAAGGAAGAAACTGGTTTAGACATTGGCAAGATAGAATTGCTAACTGTGACCAACAACCTGTTCCTAGACGAAGCCAAACCATCGCAGTACGTGGCTGTTTTCATGAGAGCAGTGCTGGCAGATCCTCGTCAAGAGCCCCAGAATATTGAGCCAGAATTCTGTGATGGTTGGGGATGGTATGAGTGGGACAATCTTCCGAAGCCACTCTTCTGGCCTTTGGAGAAAGTGGTCCAGGATGGATTTAACCCTTTTCCAACATGA
- the LOC112200067 gene encoding geranyl diphosphate phosphohydrolase, which translates to MENGASSPVPRVGVVVFLLRGKTVLLGRRRSSIGDSTFALPGGHLEFGEGFEECAARELKEETGLDLDKIEFVTVTNNLFLDEPKPAHYVTIFMRAVLKDPDQVPQTVEPDKCDGWGWYEWDDLPKPLFWPLEKMVQSGFSPFPIPDSNSGQ; encoded by the exons atggaaaacGGCGCGTCGTCTCCGGTTCCCAGAGTAGGTGTGGTGGTGTTTCTTCTCAGAGGGAAAACTGTGCTTCTAGGACGACGTCGTTCCTCCATCGGCGACTCCACCTTTGCTCTCCCCGGCGGCCACCTCGAGTTCG GTGAGGGTTTTGAGGAGTGTGCGGCGAGAGAATTGAAGGAAGAGACTGGTCTGGACCTCGACAAGATCGAATTTGTGACCGTGACGAACAACTTGTTCCTGGACGAACCCAAACCGGCGCATTACGTGACGATCTTTATGCGAGCGGTTCTGAAAGACCCCGATCAAGTTCCCCAAACTGTTGAGCCGGACAAGTGTGACGGTTGGGGTTGGTACGAGTGGGACGACCTCCCCAAACCACTGTTTTGGCCTTTGGAGAAGATGGTGCAGAGTGGGTTTAGTCCTTTTCCAATTCCGGATTCCAATTCAGGGCAgtaa
- the LOC112200059 gene encoding geranyl diphosphate phosphohydrolase-like: MVNETMVEAATPGKVPKVVVVVCLLRGNKVLLGRRRSSLGDSMSLPGGHLEFGESFDECATREVKEETGLDIDKLQCLTVTNNLFLDKAKPYHYVVISIRAVLADHQQPQNIEPDFCDGCGWYEWNILPKPLFSPLEKAIQAGFNPFLF, from the exons ATGGTCAACGAGACGATGGTTGAAGCTGCGACGCCGGGCAAGGTGCCCAAAGTGGTAGTTGTGGTGTGCTTGTTGAGAGGGAACAAGGTGTTGTTGGGACGGCGCCGCTCATCTCTTGGTGATTCCATGTCCCTTCCTGGGGGACACCTCGAGTTTG GTGAGAGCTTTGATGAGTGTGCAACAAGAGAAGTGAAGGAAGAAACTGGTTTAGACATTGACAAGTTACAGTGTCTGACAGTCACAAACAACCTGTTCTTAGACAAAGCCAAACCATACCATTATGTGGTGATTTCTATCCGAGCAGTCTTGGCAGATCATCAACAGCCTCAGAATATTGAGCCAGACTTCTGTGATGGTTGCGGTTGGTATGAGTGGAACATCCTCCCCAAGCCACTCTTTTCGCCCTTGGAAAAAGCAATTCAGGCTGGATTTAATCCTTTCCTTTTTTAA